The Streptomyces bacillaris sequence TCCTCGAAGTCCAGGCCCTCGACGTACGCCTCGCCCAGCTCGCCCACAAGCGCGCCTCGCTGCCGGAGCACGCCGAGATCGAGCAGCTGAGCAGCGACCTCGCCCAGCTCCGTGACCTGCTGGTCGCCTCCACCACCGAGGAGAGCGACACCAGCCGCGAGCAGACCAAGGCCGAGCAGGACGTCGACCAGGTGCGCCAGCGTGCCGTCCGCGACCAGCAGCGGCTGGACTCCGGCGCGGTCTCCTCGCCCAAGGACCTGGAGAGCCTCCAGCGCGAGATCGCCTCGCTCGCCAAGCGCCAGGGAGACCTGGAGGACGTCGTCCTGGAGATCATGGAGCGCCGCGAGGCCGCCCAGGAGCGGGTCGCGGAGCTGACCCAGCGGGTCGCCGCCGTCCAGGCCAAGGTCGACGACGCCACCGCCCGCCGGGACGCCGCCACCGCCGAACTGGACGCCGAGGCCGCCACGGTGACCAAGGACCGCGAGGTCGTCGCCGAGGTCATCCCCGCCGACCTGATCAAGCTGTACGACAAGCTCCGCGCCCAGCAGGGCGGGGTCGGCGCCGCCCGGCTCTACCAGCGCCGCTGCGAGGGCTGCCGCCTGGAGCTGAACATCACCGAGGTCAACGAGGTGAAGGCCGCGTCCCCCGACACGGTCCTGCGCTGCGAGAACTGCCGCCGCATCCTGGTCCGCACCGCGGAGTCGGGCCTGTAATGAGCGCTGTCCGCCGGCTGGTGGTCGAGGCAGACGGCGGCTCCCGGGGCAACCCGGGGCCCGCCGGTTACGGTGCGGTGGTCATCGACGCGGCCACCGGCGAGACGCTCGCGGAGGCCGCCGAGTACATCGGCGTCGCGACGAACAACGTGGCCGAGTACCGGGGTCTGATCGCCGGTCTGACGGCCGCGAAGGCGCTGTTCCCCGACGCGGGGACCACCGGTCCTGACCTGCGGGTCCACGTCCGGATGGACTCCAAGCTGGTGGTCGAGCAGATGTCGGGGCGCTGGAAGATCAAGCACCCCGACATGAAGCCGCTGGCGGCCCGCGCCGCCGCGATCCTGCCGCCGTCCTCCGTCACGTACGAGTGGATCCCGCGCGCGCAGAACAAGCACGCGGACCGGCTCGCCAACGAGGCGATGGACGCGGGCCGCGACGGCCGGCAGTGGGAGGCGGCCGCCTCCACCGCCGAGCTGGACGCCCCCGCCCGCACCCCGCTGCCCGACCGGGGCCCGCCCGGCGACGCGGTGGCGGGCGCGGCGAAGGCCCGGGCCGCGCTGGCGGCGGCGCGGGGCGGGACGGAGGCGGGAACGCTGTTCGAGGTGCCCACGGCGGAGGAACCAGCGCCGCCATCCGCTGAGCCGGCAGCCCCTGAGCCGACAGCCCCCGAGCCGACGGACGTCAGCGCGATCGCCGGTGCCGCGGCGGCATCGGCGTCCGGCTCCGCCCCCACCCCGGCCCCGCAGGTCGGCTGGGCCGCCGCCCCCGACCTGGGCGCACCCGCCACCTTCGTCCTGCTCCGGCACGGCGAGACCGCGCTCACCCCCGAGAAACGGTTCTCCGGCAGCGGCGGCACCGACCCCGAACTCTCCGCCACCGGCCGCGACCAGGCCGCCCGGGCCGCCGCCCACTTCGCGGCCCTCGGCACTGTCCAGGACATCGTCAGCTCACCGCTGCGCCGCTGCCGGGAGACCGCCGCCGCCGTCGCGGACCGCCTCGGCCTGGAGGTCCGCATCGACGAGGGCCTGCGCGAGACGGACTTCGGCGCGTGGGAGGGGCTGACCTTCGGGGAGGTGCGCGAGCGGTACGGGGACGACCTGACGGCCTGGCTCGCGGACCCGGACACCGCGCCGACGGGCGGCGGCGAGAGCTTCACGGAGGTCGCCACCCGGGTCGCGGCCGCCCGGGACCGGCTGACCGCCCGGTACGCGGGCCGCACGGTCCTGCTCGTCACCCACGTCACCCCGATCAAGACGCTGGTCCGGCTGGCGCTGGAGGCCCCGGCGCAGGCGATGTTCCGGATGGAGCTGTCGGCCGCCTCGATCTCCACGGTCGCGTACTACGGGGACGGCAACGCCTCCGTACGCCTGCTCAACGACACCTCGCACCTGCGCTGACGGCCACAGGGGCCTCGATGGACGGGACGGACGGGTGGACGGCGGTGCTCGGCTTCGCCGCCGGGCTGCTGATCTCGGTGGTGACCGCGCCGGTCGGGGTGTCCGGGGCGGTGTTCCTGCTGCCGGTCCAGGTCAGCGTGCTCGGGGTGCCCAGCCCGGCGGTCACCCCGACGAACCTGCTCTACAACGTGGTGGCCGGCCCCGGCGCCCTGCTGCGCCACCACCGGAACGGCGGGCTCCGCGGTCCCCTCACCCGGCTGCTGGTCCTGGGCACGGTCCCCGGGGTCGTCGTCGGCGCGGTGATCCGCGTCTTCGCGGTGCCGGGCCCGTCGGTGTTCCGGCTGCTCATCGCGGTGCTGCTGCTCCCGCTGGGCGGCTGGCTCTGCCTCCGTACGCTGCACCGCGCCGCCCGCACGAGGGCCCCGGGCCCGGAACCCTCACCCCGGAGCATCACCCGCCTCGCCCTGGCCGTCGGCGTGGCGGGCGGGATCTACGGGATCGGCGGCGGCTCGCTCCTCGGCCCGATCCTGGTCGGGCGCGGGATGCCGGTCGCGAAGGTGGCCCCGGCCGCGCTGGCCGCCACCTTCGTGACCTCCGTCGTGGGCGCGGGGACGTACGCGCTGCTCGCCCTGACGGTGACCGGGGACATCGCCCCGTACTGGACGCTCGGCCTGGCCTGCGGTCTGGGCGGCCTCTGCGGGGGGTACCTGGGCGCGCACCTCCAGCCCCGGCTGCCGGAGACGGCGTTGCGGCTGCTGCTGGGGGTGCTGGCGCTGGGTATCGGCGGGATGTACGCGGTGCAGATCCTGCGCTGAGGCGCTGAGGCGCTTCAGCCGGTGAGCGCCGCCGCTGCCTCTTCGCGGGCTCAGGCCCCCAGTGCCATCGCCTCTCTGTGGGTTCAGGCCCCCAGAGCCGCCGCCTCCGCCGCGAGCCGGGCCACCCGGTCCCAGTCCTTCGCCGCCACCGCGTCCTCCGGCACCATCCAACTGCCGCCCACGCAGGCGACGTTGGGCAGGGCGAGGTACGAGGGCGCCGAGGCGGGGGAGATGCCGCCGGTCGGGCAGAACCGGGCCTGGGGGAGCGGGGCGGAGAGGGCCTTGAGATAGGCCGTGCCGCCCGCCGCCTCGGCCGGGAAGAACTTCATGTCGCTGACCCCGCGCTCCAGCAGGGCCACCACCTCGGAGGTGGTCGAGACACCGGGCAGGAACGGCACCCCGGCCTCCCGCATCGCCTCCAGCAGCGCGTCCGTCCACCCCGGGCTGACCAGGAACCGGGCGCCCGCGTCGACGGTGTCCCGTACGTGCTGCGGCGAGATGACCGTACCGGCCCCGACGACCGCGCCCGGCACCTCGGCGGCGACGGCCCGGATGGCGTCGAGCGCGGCGGGCGTCCGCAGGGTCACCTCGATC is a genomic window containing:
- a CDS encoding TSUP family transporter, which translates into the protein MDGTDGWTAVLGFAAGLLISVVTAPVGVSGAVFLLPVQVSVLGVPSPAVTPTNLLYNVVAGPGALLRHHRNGGLRGPLTRLLVLGTVPGVVVGAVIRVFAVPGPSVFRLLIAVLLLPLGGWLCLRTLHRAARTRAPGPEPSPRSITRLALAVGVAGGIYGIGGGSLLGPILVGRGMPVAKVAPAALAATFVTSVVGAGTYALLALTVTGDIAPYWTLGLACGLGGLCGGYLGAHLQPRLPETALRLLLGVLALGIGGMYAVQILR
- a CDS encoding zinc ribbon domain-containing protein, encoding MNAAPADQIRLLEVQALDVRLAQLAHKRASLPEHAEIEQLSSDLAQLRDLLVASTTEESDTSREQTKAEQDVDQVRQRAVRDQQRLDSGAVSSPKDLESLQREIASLAKRQGDLEDVVLEIMERREAAQERVAELTQRVAAVQAKVDDATARRDAATAELDAEAATVTKDREVVAEVIPADLIKLYDKLRAQQGGVGAARLYQRRCEGCRLELNITEVNEVKAASPDTVLRCENCRRILVRTAESGL
- the eda gene encoding bifunctional 4-hydroxy-2-oxoglutarate aldolase/2-dehydro-3-deoxy-phosphogluconate aldolase is translated as MTSSLPPAAPSDTSVLDLAPVIPVVVLHDVADAVPLARALVAGGLPAIEVTLRTPAALDAIRAVAAEVPGAVVGAGTVISPQHVRDTVDAGARFLVSPGWTDALLEAMREAGVPFLPGVSTTSEVVALLERGVSDMKFFPAEAAGGTAYLKALSAPLPQARFCPTGGISPASAPSYLALPNVACVGGSWMVPEDAVAAKDWDRVARLAAEAAALGA
- a CDS encoding bifunctional RNase H/acid phosphatase, with protein sequence MSAVRRLVVEADGGSRGNPGPAGYGAVVIDAATGETLAEAAEYIGVATNNVAEYRGLIAGLTAAKALFPDAGTTGPDLRVHVRMDSKLVVEQMSGRWKIKHPDMKPLAARAAAILPPSSVTYEWIPRAQNKHADRLANEAMDAGRDGRQWEAAASTAELDAPARTPLPDRGPPGDAVAGAAKARAALAAARGGTEAGTLFEVPTAEEPAPPSAEPAAPEPTAPEPTDVSAIAGAAAASASGSAPTPAPQVGWAAAPDLGAPATFVLLRHGETALTPEKRFSGSGGTDPELSATGRDQAARAAAHFAALGTVQDIVSSPLRRCRETAAAVADRLGLEVRIDEGLRETDFGAWEGLTFGEVRERYGDDLTAWLADPDTAPTGGGESFTEVATRVAAARDRLTARYAGRTVLLVTHVTPIKTLVRLALEAPAQAMFRMELSAASISTVAYYGDGNASVRLLNDTSHLR